A DNA window from Barnesiella intestinihominis YIT 11860 contains the following coding sequences:
- a CDS encoding glycoside hydrolase family 5 protein, translated as MKRVVFVVALGLLLCSCSNKVAKTEGKPYGVNMACADFGSNFPGVYNTDYTYPQASDLDYWNEKGLKLVRFPFKWERLQYELNGELNRHDLDKMKDFVAAAAERDMVVMLDLHNYCRRYMNGEHTIIGTNGLTPEHLASFWKSLATEFKSFDNIYAYGLMNEPHDLDSCTTWFEMAQLCIDSIRTVDMDTRIMVGGNHWSSAERWVELSDTLKYLKDPADKLAFEAHVYFDADASGTYKRGYDEDSCYLEKGIDRVRPFVEWLKANKFEGMVGEYGIPDSDSRWNLVLDKFLSYLQENDINGCYWAAGPWWPKDEFMAITPVDGKDRPQMEVVGKYLTTQK; from the coding sequence ATGAAAAGAGTAGTTTTTGTAGTTGCGTTAGGTTTGTTATTGTGCAGTTGTAGCAATAAGGTAGCTAAAACGGAAGGTAAACCTTATGGTGTAAATATGGCTTGTGCCGACTTCGGTTCTAATTTCCCGGGTGTATATAATACCGATTATACCTATCCTCAGGCTTCCGATTTGGATTATTGGAATGAGAAGGGATTGAAATTAGTGCGTTTCCCATTTAAATGGGAACGTTTACAATATGAATTGAACGGAGAACTGAATCGTCATGATCTCGACAAAATGAAAGATTTTGTTGCTGCGGCAGCAGAGCGAGACATGGTTGTCATGTTGGACTTGCATAACTATTGTCGTCGTTATATGAATGGCGAGCATACGATTATCGGGACAAACGGGTTGACACCGGAACATTTGGCTTCGTTCTGGAAATCGCTGGCTACGGAATTTAAATCATTTGACAATATTTATGCTTATGGGTTGATGAACGAACCTCATGATTTGGATTCTTGCACAACTTGGTTCGAGATGGCGCAATTGTGTATAGACTCCATTCGTACGGTCGATATGGATACTCGTATTATGGTGGGGGGCAATCATTGGAGTTCGGCTGAACGTTGGGTTGAACTTAGCGATACGTTGAAATATTTGAAAGATCCTGCCGATAAGTTGGCATTCGAGGCACATGTCTATTTCGATGCAGATGCTTCTGGTACTTACAAACGTGGATATGATGAAGATTCTTGCTATCTTGAAAAGGGTATAGACCGTGTGCGTCCCTTTGTGGAATGGCTGAAAGCCAATAAATTCGAAGGCATGGTCGGTGAGTATGGTATTCCCGATAGTGATTCGCGTTGGAACCTTGTATTGGATAAATTTCTGTCTTACTTGCAGGAAAACGATATAAACGGTTGTTATTGGGCTGCCGGACCGTGGTGGCCGAAAGACGAATTTATGGCGATTACTCCGGTAGACGGGAAAGACCGTCCGCAGATGGAAGTAGTGGGTAAATATTTGACAACGCAAAAATAA